The following coding sequences are from one Enterococcus sp. 4G2_DIV0659 window:
- the citF gene encoding citrate lyase subunit alpha codes for MKNNVGKEIPDNYAEQYGLFKGELGNIREYKEASRTINPVRPRDTKLLGSLREAIEKTGLKDGMTISFHHHFREGDFVMNMVLEEIAALGIKNLSIAPSSIANVHEPLVEHIKNGVVTNITSSGLRDKVGAAISEGIMENPVVIRSHGGRARAIAAGDIHIDVAFLGAPSSDAYGNVNGTKGKATCGSLGYAMIDAKYADQVVIITDSLMPYPNTPISIPQTDVDFVVEVDAIGDPDGIAKGATRFTKNPKELLIAEYAAKVITHSPYYKNGFSFQTGTGGAALAVSRFLKEEMIKDGITASFALGGITNAMVELLEEGLVEKIIDVQDFDHPSAVSLGKNENHYEIDANMYASPLSKGSVINQLDTAILSALEIDTNFNVNVITGSDGVIRGASGGHSDTSAACKMSLVIAPLIRGRIPTIVEEVNTVVTPGSSIDVVVTEVGIAINPERQDLIEHFKALDVPQLTMKELQEKAYSIVDRPDAIQYGDKVVALIEYRDGSIIDVVRNV; via the coding sequence ATGAAAAATAATGTAGGCAAAGAAATTCCAGATAATTATGCTGAACAATACGGTTTATTTAAAGGTGAGCTGGGGAATATTCGCGAATATAAAGAAGCTAGCCGAACAATCAACCCAGTTAGACCAAGAGATACAAAGTTATTGGGTAGTTTAAGAGAAGCGATTGAAAAAACAGGCTTAAAAGACGGCATGACGATTTCTTTCCATCATCATTTCCGCGAAGGTGACTTTGTGATGAACATGGTATTAGAAGAAATCGCAGCACTAGGAATCAAAAATCTATCGATTGCACCTAGTTCAATCGCAAATGTACATGAACCATTGGTTGAACATATTAAAAATGGTGTGGTGACGAATATTACCTCTAGTGGATTACGTGATAAAGTTGGAGCTGCAATTTCTGAAGGGATTATGGAAAATCCAGTGGTGATCCGTTCACATGGAGGGCGTGCCAGAGCAATTGCAGCAGGAGATATTCATATTGATGTAGCTTTTCTAGGGGCGCCAAGTTCGGATGCTTATGGCAATGTGAACGGCACAAAAGGCAAAGCAACCTGTGGATCTTTAGGGTATGCGATGATCGATGCCAAATATGCAGACCAGGTAGTGATTATCACAGATAGCTTGATGCCCTATCCAAATACACCAATCAGCATTCCGCAAACAGATGTAGATTTTGTCGTAGAAGTTGATGCAATCGGCGATCCTGATGGGATAGCTAAAGGTGCAACACGTTTTACTAAAAATCCGAAAGAACTATTGATTGCAGAATATGCGGCTAAGGTGATCACCCATTCGCCTTATTATAAAAACGGTTTTTCTTTCCAAACAGGAACAGGAGGCGCAGCCTTAGCCGTTTCTAGGTTTTTGAAAGAGGAAATGATCAAAGATGGTATCACAGCAAGTTTTGCTTTAGGTGGTATCACGAACGCAATGGTTGAATTATTGGAAGAAGGACTAGTCGAAAAAATCATCGATGTCCAAGATTTTGACCATCCATCTGCTGTTTCATTAGGTAAAAATGAGAATCACTACGAAATTGATGCCAATATGTACGCATCTCCATTAAGTAAAGGTTCTGTGATCAATCAATTAGACACAGCGATTCTTTCTGCACTAGAAATTGATACGAATTTTAATGTGAATGTGATTACCGGATCAGATGGAGTGATTCGAGGTGCATCTGGTGGACATTCAGATACAAGTGCTGCGTGCAAGATGAGTTTAGTAATTGCACCATTAATCAGAGGCAGAATTCCGACAATCGTTGAAGAAGTCAATACAGTTGTAACACCTGGCAGCAGCATTGATGTGGTGGTGACAGAAGTTGGGATTGCGATCAATCCTGAACGCCAAGACCTAATAGAACACTTTAAAGCATTAGATGTTCCACAACTAACAATGAAAGAACTACAAGAAAAAGCTTATAGCATCGTAGATCGACCAGATGCCATCCAATATGGTGATAAAGTCGTTGCATTGATCGAATACCGTGATGGTTCAATTATTGATGTGGTCAGAAATGTCTAA